In Haematobia irritans isolate KBUSLIRL chromosome 1, ASM5000362v1, whole genome shotgun sequence, a genomic segment contains:
- the LOC142222463 gene encoding uncharacterized protein LOC142222463, with the protein MHHKRRAQNFYKCKLCNQFHALKVCPKFLRMNPKQRNIWVLKEVYCVNCLARSHRFRDCRSRNMCRRCGRPHNTLLHPNYAEQKTRSTTTSNINYDRSHSGNNANSDTNEASNNSSTPNQTSSNQRILSEAIRALASVLCSSPK; encoded by the coding sequence ATGCATCATAAACGACGAGCACAAAACTTTTACAAGTGTAAATTATGCAATCAATTTCATGcgctaaaggtttgtcccaaattttTAAGGATGAATCCGAAGCAGCGGAACATTTGGGTTTTAAAAGAGGTTTATTGCGTCAATTGCCTTGCCAGAAGCCATAGATTTCGTGACTGTCGTTCTAGAAATATGTGCAGAAGATGCGGAAGACCACACAACACGTTGTTACACCCAAATTATGCTGAACAAAAAACTAGATCGACCACCACCAGTAACATCAACTATGATCGCTCACACTCTGGGAACAATGCTAACAGTGACACCAACGAGGCCTCCAACAACAGCTCAACCCCGAATCAAACCTCATCGAATCAAAGAATTTTATCCGAAGCCATACGAGCCTTAGCCTCTGTTTTGTGTTCATCACCAAAGTAA